CACCAAATCTTTATAATCCATTTTATAGTCTTTTAAAATGGTACCAATATTTTTCATACACTGGCGCGTCGATTCTTTAATATCACCAACCACCAACTCCCCGGTTTCATCGCGGGCAATCTGTCCGGCAATATATAAGGTTTCATTCACCATTCTGGCTTTACTGTATGGTGGTACAGAACCTTCACCGGGTTGTTCCTCTGCAATGACTGAGGTCAGCATAAAAAAACTAATCA
This portion of the Bacteroidota bacterium genome encodes:
- a CDS encoding RidA family protein gives rise to the protein ISFFMLTSVIAEEQPGEGSVPPYSKARMVNETLYIAGQIARDETGELVVGDIKESTRQCMKNIGTILKDYKMDYKDLVMVQIFLMDLNDYDFVNEAYRDFFTDEIFPARLCLQVAKIPGGSPIEISAIAETKRKNGLYLP